Within Sorangiineae bacterium MSr11367, the genomic segment AGCACGTTTGCGGAGTTGGGCGTGACGCCGTTCGATGCCGATCGCGACGACCTCGTCGGGCCGAGTGGATGGGATGCGCAATATGGCAAATTGCCGGAGCTCGTCCCCGCCGCCGGCGCCTCGTACGTGGACGTGGCCGTGCGCAACACCAATGAGACGCCGGCGCGTGAAATCGCCGTTGTTCGTGTGGAGCCCGATGCTGCGGGCACGTGGCGCGTCACGCGTGCCTACAAAGTGCGGTCACTCGGCAATTTGCTGGGGTTCGCGCGCGGTGCGGACGGAAGTTACTATTACGCAACTGGATCCAAGGATCCGGACGTTACCACGTCCTTCCCTGCCCCGAAGCAGCATCGTTCGAATGTTCTGCGTGCGCTTCATTTCGATTCAGAGGGGAAAACTCTATTCGACGTCGATATCGACATTGCACGAGAATCCGCGAACAAGGCGTCGGAGCCCATCGTGACACCGGGCCGGGCGTCGAGTTCGCGGCTGTCCGTCGCGGGCAACACGCTCGCACTCGTACACGGTATTTCCACGGAGCCCGACGGAGCCGGCACACGCCACCAAAAGGCAGCGTCGACCTTCTTCGATGCGAGTACGGGCGCGGTCCGCGGAACGTCGAGCATCTGGGTGAGCCACTCGTTCGATCAGCGCCACCTGGTCGACGGGAATGACATTTACGAATTCCACCTAGGGGATGCCTACCCGCGAGCCACCGCCATCGGGCGTATTCGCGATTCGAAATCGGGGAGTCTGCAAATGGCTTTTCGTCCGAAGGGAGCTCAGGGACAGAACAACACGTTCACGCGGCTCGGCAATCTGGTCCGCATCGACGCCGGCGCGGGCAAGGGAAGCTTTCTCGGTCTGCTCGCCACCGAGCGCACGGCGGACACGGGCAGCCTCGTGTCCGGCTCGCGCGATCTGGCCCTCGTGCGCTTGACGCCGGATCTCGCAAAAGGCGGTGAGGCCAGCGCCGTCGACGCGACCTTCGGCGAAGAGTCGGCGGTGAACTCCGGTGGCGAGAATGCGACCAATCGCCTTCGCTATCTGACGGATTACCACACGAGTGCCCCCGGAAAGACCCACGCCGAGCGCCCGAAACTCGTCCCCATTGGAAACGGCGAATTCATCGTGCTCTACGAAGAGTGGGCGCTGAGCGGGGACAAGTCCACGTACAACGGCACCTACGCCCTGCGCATCGACGGCGATGGAACCATCCGCGCGGCGGCCACCAAGGTGTCGCAGCATCACCTCCCACGCGGCGACGATGCCTTTGCCTACGGCGGCGGCGCGGCGTGGATCACCGGTGACAAAACGAAGCGGTCGCTCACCGTTCACATGGTTTCCGCGAGCCTCGCCGCTTCGGATCACGTGATTCCTTAGGAACGGGTCGGGGCGAGTTCCGCCAGGAGGGACTCGCCCGACCACCGACGCCGGTTGCCGTTTTCGGCTTCGTGGACGAGCGCGGTCAACCGCTCGTTCACGGGGGCGCGCTCGCCGACGGACGTGGCGAGGCGCACCAGTTCTCCATTGATCCAATCGACCTCGGTCGCGCGGCCCACGTTCAGGTCCTCCCACATCGACGAGCGCGCGTGCGGATCGATGGCAATCATCTTTTGCGCGAGGCGGCGAAAAAGCCAATCCGGGGTGCGCAATACGCGCGGAATCCATTGCGGCGGCAACGACGTCACTTGCGCTGGCTGAATGCCCGCGGCGCGCAGGACACGTAGCCCTTCGAGCTGCGCCAGCGCGACGCAGCGGCGATACGCTCGCTGCGAGAGTTGCTCTTTCAGTGGCAAATCGGACAGTGCATTGATGGCGTTGTTCAGATTGAGAAGCAGCTTCGCCCATTGCACCGAGCGCATGGCTGCCTGTTGATGCAACGGCAGCCCGGCGCGCTCGAACAGCCCTTCGAAGGGCGCGAGCGCAGCATGCTTCTCCACGTCGAGTGAGCCCTGCGAGCCCTGATGAAAGTGCCCCTTGCCGGAGTTCACCGTGTTGAAGAGCACCATGCCCGCGAGCACCGTGTGCGAGGGCAGATGGCGGCGAAGCACGTCGGCATT encodes:
- a CDS encoding 2-dehydropantoate 2-reductase, whose protein sequence is MSKEICVFGAGSIGCYVGGRLRAAGGSVSFIGRERLGRELREHGLHLTDYLGADMKVPAAGVRFDTDVSRPLQADLVLVTVKSSGTEDAARALDAALDKPTVIVSFQNGVGNADVLRRHLPSHTVLAGMVLFNTVNSGKGHFHQGSQGSLDVEKHAALAPFEGLFERAGLPLHQQAAMRSVQWAKLLLNLNNAINALSDLPLKEQLSQRAYRRCVALAQLEGLRVLRAAGIQPAQVTSLPPQWIPRVLRTPDWLFRRLAQKMIAIDPHARSSMWEDLNVGRATEVDWINGELVRLATSVGERAPVNERLTALVHEAENGNRRRWSGESLLAELAPTRS